The genomic DNA GACACAACAGTGCGAGTCTTGAAACGTTGTATTGATGAACAGCCAACTCCAGAAATTGATGAGTTCATTGGATCCAATCTCTCATATGCTTCAAAGTCAGAGAAACATTCCCGGAAACCTGCTTCGTTCGGATTTTATCCGGAAGTGTCTTGTCTATACGCTACTAGAGGGGTCAAACAATCTTTTGAAAGactgtttacagttaatgtcTTCTTGAGAATAGAGAGATGTCGGCAAGTTTCCGCTAATCCATCTTGTAAATTGTGGCGGAACATTCCGAAACGTTGGAGAAGACATCATGAAAAAGTGCACTATGTCGTATCCTAAATAGAAACGTCCGAGAATCTTTTCAAATAATTGTTTTGAAATCTCAACGTATAGAAGCTAAGTTTTGGACATGCTCTAGATTCTAGATATAGTATAGAGCAAAAATCGCTGCCAGTACGCGGCGAGCATAAGCACCGCCAAAACTCGAAATACGGTCTTCTCGTCGACAACGGCATTCTCAGTCAGTGCTGATAAAAGAGCTTTACGCAAGACAACGAAGCCATCGCATTGTTGCTCGTGCTGTTGCTATACCGGAGACGAGAAACATTGCTCCCTCCCATTGCCTTTTGAATTCTTTGTTGTTATTTCCAATTCTTACAGTAAAGCCATGAGCGAACAACGAAAAGCAGTCATCAAAAATGCTGACATGGACGAAAAGATGCAACAAGACGCTGTAGACATCGCTTCGAAAGCACTATCGGAATACAACATTGAAAAGGTAGGCAAGCTACGTGTGAACGAAAAACTCATTCTGGTTGAAACTCAGTTCCTCATTTTTGCTCTTTAGGATGTCGCCGCTTACATTAAAAAGGAATTCGATCGAAAGTACAATCCGACATGGTAAGGCATTTCTGCGTGAAATTGTGCTGGTCTTGTGCTTCGGCAGGTTTTTTTTCACATGTAGATTTTGCAACACCCTATCAAAACAAAGGCATGTAATCGTGGGACGAAATTTCGGTAGCTATGTAACGCACGAGACAAAACATTTCATATACTTTTATCTCGGGCAAGTTGCCATTCTATTGTTCAAGAGTGGATGAAGGTAGTGGTCCGACTTGTTTTTAGAGAGTTCGACGACCGCATCTACCAATACCTGGGATTGGTAAGAGAAAAGCCACAAGGATCCTATAACATTGTAATTTATTACATATAAAATATGTCCCCATGGTTATTTGATTCGATAATTCATAAACGACCAGACATCCAGCGATCGTTGCCCATGGCGTACCGTTTGAATGATTCTTCGCGAACTGCTGTCGCGACTTCTTTCAACGAAGGCTTGATTTTGTAGCTCGCTAGTAATTCCACGTTGCCGTCTGGCTTTTCAAGGTACGCTTGCCAAGGACCGGGAAAGGCGCGGAAGACCCACCCCTTGGAAATTCGTTTCAAAAAGTAGGCTTCTTCGTAACCCCGTTTGTTTCCGAGATCATAGGTGGTCGAGTAGGCGTTGTTGAGTATTACAAAGGGAATATCATCGGACGCATGTACTGCCCGGATACGTTCCCATTGTTCTTCACCTCCCGGATTAACAACGATGACGGCTTCGTTTTGGAACTCTTGCGATGCACGAGGGCTAAGAGAGGCCGTACGCCCGACTCCTGAATTTTGAATCAGCTTCAGATTTACAGCTTCCGCTGTCAATACAGTTACTTTGGATCCTCCCATTATGCCACCACCAATGGCTGGCGCAATCTTTTTTGCCCAATACATGTTGCTGTAGGCAATCAACTGGCGACTGACGTCGGAACCAGGTTTGTACCCGCCTGTGAAGCCTATTTCACGGGCGACGACTTTTGTCCCAAAAAGCTGGTTGAGTGGTGTACcaaattttgcttcttccacgTTAGGAACGGGAGGAAAGTTGACCTCGATCTGCTTCACGCCCGATGCGATCGCTTTACCGACGGCAGTGCTCGCCTGTTTCGCTATCTGATCGTTCATCCAGCCATTGTACAAAGCCGGCATGTTCTTACCGCCATCCACAAGCGGGACAAAGGCATTGGTTGAACATATGTAAacgtttacagtcagtaaAAGGAAACTGGTCGAGTGCCACTTCATGATTCTATCGGTAggcttttttggctttggtCAAGTTGAAGAACCGAGGAAAAGTGAGCGTGATTAGAGGGACGACGGATTTGGCGGATTGTGTCGTGCGATGAT from Phaeodactylum tricornutum CCAP 1055/1 chromosome 22, whole genome shotgun sequence includes the following:
- a CDS encoding predicted protein, whose translation is MSEQRKAVIKNADMDEKMQQDAVDIASKALSEYNIEKDVAAYIKKEFDRKYNPTWHVIVGRNFGSYVTHETKHFIYFYLGQVAILLFKSG
- a CDS encoding predicted protein, whose amino-acid sequence is MKWHSTSFLLLTVNVYICSTNAFVPLVDGGKNMPALYNGWMNDQIAKQASTAVGKAIASGVKQIEVNFPPVPNVEEAKFGTPLNQLFGTKVVAREIGFTGGYKPGSDVSRQLIAYSNMYWAKKIAPAIGGGIMGGSKVTVLTAEAVNLKLIQNSGVGRTASLSPRASQEFQNEAVIVVNPGGEEQWERIRAVHASDDIPFVILNNAYSTTYDLGNKRGYEEAYFLKRISKGWVFRAFPGPWQAYLEKPDGNVELLASYKIKPSLKEVATAVREESFKRYAMGNDRWMSGRL